One stretch of Saccharopolyspora erythraea DNA includes these proteins:
- a CDS encoding aspartate aminotransferase family protein has translation MSITQQPSPAHPKLLSVDEATWLGQDAVAEIYRQHISPGQWTAFGLLGFDRIAIDHAEDVYYVDRSGRRILDFFGGFGAMALGHNHPRVLAVRRRFQEQQRHELALALPSQYVAALSRNLATLAPEGLDRVMLYCTGSEAVEAALKLAERAQGPRRANVAYARNSLHGKTIGALSVTDSEFYRGHFEVLPRRQAVPFGDAAALEDLLRRDRGIGVLILETVQGGAGVVLPPPGYLEQVRRLCDRYGVLWIADEVQCGVGRTGRFFAFEHAGVTPDIVTLAKALGGGKTAISAVLAGHEIHERAYGGARNALVHGPATFSGMGEACCTAIETLHVLHDENLLANAAEQGEHLISGLHRLHRRHPKLIRDVRGSGLMAAVEFADLSGCLPGLTGRVAGVFDRPLRGSVAMLAGSQLLSESGILVAFTDYNRNVVRLEPPLTIGPQHVDMLVEGFDALLSQGLKGLATGYLHRRYRSQITQSTRAGIP, from the coding sequence GTGTCCATCACCCAGCAGCCGAGTCCCGCGCACCCGAAGCTGCTCAGCGTCGACGAGGCGACGTGGCTCGGTCAGGACGCGGTCGCCGAGATCTACCGGCAGCACATCAGCCCGGGCCAGTGGACGGCGTTCGGGCTGCTGGGATTCGACCGGATCGCCATCGACCACGCCGAGGACGTGTACTACGTGGACCGGTCGGGCCGCCGCATCCTCGACTTCTTCGGCGGGTTCGGCGCGATGGCACTCGGGCACAACCATCCGCGCGTGTTGGCGGTCCGCAGGCGCTTCCAGGAGCAGCAGCGCCACGAGCTCGCGCTGGCCCTGCCGTCGCAGTACGTCGCCGCCCTGTCGCGCAACCTCGCCACGCTGGCGCCGGAGGGCCTGGACCGCGTGATGCTCTACTGCACCGGTTCGGAGGCGGTGGAGGCCGCGCTCAAGCTCGCCGAGCGGGCACAGGGTCCGCGCCGCGCCAATGTGGCATACGCGCGCAACTCCCTCCACGGCAAGACGATCGGCGCGTTGTCGGTCACCGACTCGGAGTTCTACCGGGGACACTTCGAAGTCCTGCCGCGCCGCCAGGCCGTGCCCTTCGGCGATGCCGCGGCGCTGGAGGACCTGCTGCGCCGCGACCGCGGCATCGGCGTGCTGATCCTGGAAACCGTGCAGGGCGGCGCCGGAGTCGTGCTGCCGCCGCCGGGCTACCTGGAACAGGTGCGGCGGCTGTGCGACCGCTACGGGGTGCTGTGGATCGCCGACGAAGTACAGTGCGGTGTCGGCAGAACAGGCCGGTTCTTCGCCTTCGAGCACGCCGGGGTCACTCCCGACATCGTCACGCTGGCCAAGGCCCTCGGCGGCGGCAAGACGGCGATCTCGGCCGTGCTCGCGGGCCACGAGATCCACGAACGCGCGTACGGCGGTGCCCGCAACGCGCTCGTGCACGGGCCGGCGACCTTCAGCGGCATGGGCGAAGCCTGCTGCACGGCGATCGAAACACTGCACGTCCTGCACGACGAGAACCTGCTGGCCAACGCCGCTGAGCAGGGCGAGCACCTGATCAGCGGCCTGCACCGGCTGCACCGCCGCCACCCGAAGCTGATCCGCGACGTCCGGGGCAGCGGGCTGATGGCCGCCGTCGAGTTCGCCGACCTCAGCGGATGCCTGCCGGGACTGACCGGACGCGTGGCGGGGGTGTTCGACCGGCCGCTGCGGGGCAGCGTGGCGATGCTCGCCGGCAGCCAGCTGCTCTCGGAGTCCGGCATCCTCGTGGCCTTCACCGACTACAACCGCAACGTCGTGCGCCTGGAACCGCCGCTGACCATCGGCCCGCAGCACGTCGACATGCTGGTGGAAGGCTTCGACGCCCTGCTGTCACAAGGTCTCAAGGGCCTGGCCACCGGATACCTCCACCGCCGGTACCGGTCGCAGATCACCCAGTCGACTCGAGCCGGCATCCCGTAG
- a CDS encoding mandelate racemase/muconate lactonizing enzyme family protein → MRIDRIHVYQARLPVVDGVYRMSHTSVEALDSTLVEVTTDDGLSGWGETCPIGPVYQPHHALGARAGLEEMGPGLIGTDTSSTRAVARRMDGLLTGHEYVKAAVDIAVLDVIGQRLGVPVSTLLGGAVVDSVPSYYSVTVGEPDESARVAAEKVRSGYRRIQVKVAGRDLAEDVETVRKVWEAIGHRARISIDANRAMTVAHALQFDRLCAEVPFVLEQPCNTIEEMELLRGRLHHPVLLDENTVDVNTVLRAIGSGIADGFSFKVTRLGGLTKAALARDLCALRSLPHTCDDAWGGDVIAAACVHLGATVDPRLLEGVWIAQEHLEGHYDPVNPVVVKDGHIAVPQGPGLGVRPDADLLERLATYGG, encoded by the coding sequence ATGAGGATCGACCGGATCCACGTCTACCAGGCTCGACTGCCAGTCGTCGACGGTGTGTACCGGATGTCGCACACGTCGGTCGAGGCGCTGGACAGCACGCTGGTCGAGGTGACGACCGACGACGGCCTGTCGGGGTGGGGCGAGACCTGCCCGATCGGGCCGGTTTACCAGCCCCACCACGCACTCGGCGCGCGGGCGGGCCTGGAGGAGATGGGCCCGGGCCTGATCGGCACCGACACCTCATCGACCCGTGCCGTGGCCCGCCGGATGGACGGCCTGCTCACCGGCCACGAGTACGTCAAGGCCGCCGTCGACATCGCGGTGCTCGACGTCATCGGGCAACGGCTCGGAGTGCCGGTCTCGACGCTGCTGGGTGGGGCGGTGGTCGACAGCGTGCCGTCGTACTACTCGGTCACCGTCGGAGAGCCCGACGAGAGCGCCCGGGTCGCAGCGGAGAAGGTGCGCAGCGGCTATCGCCGCATTCAGGTCAAGGTCGCCGGTCGTGATCTCGCCGAGGACGTCGAGACGGTCCGCAAGGTGTGGGAGGCGATCGGCCACCGCGCGCGCATCAGCATCGATGCGAACCGGGCGATGACGGTGGCGCACGCGCTGCAGTTCGACCGGCTGTGCGCCGAGGTTCCGTTCGTGCTCGAGCAGCCCTGCAACACCATCGAGGAGATGGAGTTGCTTCGCGGTCGCCTGCACCACCCGGTCCTGTTGGATGAGAACACCGTGGACGTGAACACCGTGCTGCGGGCCATCGGTTCCGGGATCGCCGACGGGTTCTCCTTCAAGGTGACCCGGTTGGGCGGCCTGACGAAGGCCGCGCTCGCCCGCGATCTGTGCGCGTTGCGCTCGCTGCCTCACACCTGCGACGACGCGTGGGGTGGCGACGTCATCGCCGCGGCCTGTGTCCACCTGGGTGCGACCGTCGATCCGCGTCTGCTGGAGGGTGTCTGGATCGCGCAGGAGCACCTCGAAGGCCACTACGACCCTGTCAACCCGGTCGTGGTGAAGGACGGGCACATCGCGGTCCCGCAGGGTCCAGGACTGGGTGTCCGCCCCGACGCGGACCTCCTGGAGCGCCTCGCCACCTACGGCGGTTGA
- a CDS encoding aldehyde dehydrogenase family protein, which translates to MPTTSFSGVFAAVPTPLSLDGSTVDRLGIDRVTRHIIDGNAHGLVVGGSTGEFTALSLDERKFSTEAFVAAAGGRVPVIAGTGALTTAETIELSAHAAKAGATSVMVAPPYYERPSFEELVAHLRAVVEAVDVPVMYYHMPALTGVELSGDQLVDLVRRTGVTSVKDSGGDFTAFTHLHQHPEVSAALNGWDSLTMSAFAAGSPASVWGLASVLPRQSADLYDAVVVRGDLARGRAIWAGLFPICEFLDTVNYVAAIKAGLELVGVEAGPPRRPVQPLDPANRARFAELLRAAGATVGAGATRTSTPNIPAAVGGQDVRRGGRSLLEPRLLPAHGHFIDGRSSDGTSARTIDVVDPCTETSFTSVVEGSAADVNRAVAAARRAQGEWAAKVPKERSEILHRIADRIEEHGEDLAVLESVNTGKPLMVSRDDIAGTVDTFRYMAGALRGFTTQGAGNYVEDHLSVILREPLGVVGVVTPWNYPLMMAAWKIAPILAAGNSLVIKPSEQTPLTTLRFAELTADLLPAGVVNVVTGYGPEVGGRLSDHPDIAMIALTGSVNSGRAVARGAAESLKRVHLELGGKAPVILFEDANLAEAAESLRAAGYWNSGQECGAGCRVLVHESVAEAFVEHLVREVGTLVVGEPGAGEDVEIGPLVSKAHYDRVTGYLQRAAQQGIRSAIGGAPSAGAGYFVPPTVLVDVPEGAEVAREEIFGPVVTVETFRDEEEVVRRANSTQYGLAASVWTENARRSHAVAGKLDFGTVWVNSHLVLSNEVPWGGFKGSGYGRDLSIYALDDYSRTKHVMHNHGR; encoded by the coding sequence ATGCCCACCACCTCGTTCTCCGGGGTCTTCGCGGCCGTTCCCACGCCGCTGAGCCTCGACGGATCCACCGTCGACCGGCTCGGCATCGACCGCGTGACCCGACACATCATCGACGGCAACGCCCACGGCCTCGTCGTGGGCGGGAGCACGGGCGAGTTCACGGCGCTGAGCCTCGACGAGCGGAAGTTCTCCACCGAGGCGTTCGTGGCGGCCGCAGGCGGCCGAGTCCCCGTGATCGCCGGAACCGGTGCCCTGACGACGGCGGAGACCATCGAGCTCAGCGCGCACGCCGCCAAGGCGGGCGCCACGAGCGTGATGGTCGCTCCGCCCTACTATGAGCGGCCGTCCTTCGAGGAGCTGGTCGCGCACCTGCGGGCGGTTGTCGAGGCCGTCGACGTCCCGGTGATGTACTACCACATGCCCGCTCTGACCGGCGTCGAGCTGAGCGGTGACCAGCTCGTCGACCTCGTCCGCCGCACCGGGGTCACCTCGGTCAAGGACTCCGGCGGTGACTTCACCGCGTTCACGCACCTGCACCAGCATCCCGAGGTGTCCGCTGCCCTGAACGGCTGGGACAGCCTGACCATGTCGGCGTTCGCCGCCGGCTCGCCCGCCTCGGTGTGGGGGCTGGCCAGCGTCCTGCCCCGCCAGAGCGCGGACCTGTACGACGCCGTCGTGGTCCGGGGGGACCTCGCCAGGGGACGTGCGATCTGGGCCGGCCTGTTCCCGATCTGCGAGTTCCTGGACACCGTCAACTACGTGGCGGCGATCAAGGCCGGTCTGGAGCTCGTCGGGGTCGAGGCCGGGCCGCCCCGCCGCCCGGTCCAGCCGCTGGATCCCGCGAACCGGGCCCGTTTCGCCGAGCTGCTGCGTGCGGCCGGTGCCACGGTGGGTGCGGGCGCCACCAGGACGTCCACCCCGAACATTCCGGCCGCCGTGGGCGGACAGGACGTCCGGCGTGGCGGGCGGTCGCTGCTCGAGCCGCGGCTGCTGCCGGCACACGGGCACTTCATCGACGGCCGGTCCAGCGATGGCACCTCCGCCCGCACGATCGACGTCGTCGACCCCTGCACGGAGACCTCGTTCACCTCGGTGGTCGAGGGGTCCGCCGCGGATGTCAACCGCGCCGTCGCCGCGGCGCGGCGCGCGCAGGGGGAGTGGGCGGCCAAGGTGCCCAAGGAACGCTCGGAGATCCTGCACCGCATCGCGGACCGGATCGAGGAGCACGGCGAGGACCTCGCGGTCCTGGAGTCGGTCAACACCGGCAAGCCGCTGATGGTCTCCCGCGACGACATCGCCGGAACCGTCGACACCTTCCGGTACATGGCCGGTGCGCTGCGCGGTTTCACCACCCAGGGCGCCGGAAACTACGTCGAGGACCACCTCTCGGTCATCCTCCGCGAGCCCCTCGGCGTCGTCGGGGTGGTCACGCCGTGGAACTACCCGCTGATGATGGCCGCCTGGAAGATCGCGCCGATCCTGGCGGCGGGCAACAGCCTGGTGATCAAGCCCTCTGAGCAGACCCCGCTGACGACGCTGCGGTTCGCCGAGCTCACCGCGGACCTGCTTCCGGCAGGCGTGGTGAACGTGGTCACCGGCTACGGCCCCGAGGTGGGCGGCCGGCTGTCGGACCACCCGGACATCGCGATGATCGCGCTCACCGGGTCGGTGAACAGCGGACGCGCCGTCGCCCGGGGGGCCGCGGAGTCTCTCAAGCGGGTGCACCTCGAACTCGGGGGCAAGGCGCCGGTCATCCTGTTCGAGGACGCGAACCTCGCGGAAGCGGCGGAGTCGCTGCGCGCCGCCGGGTACTGGAACTCCGGCCAGGAGTGCGGGGCTGGGTGTCGTGTGCTGGTGCACGAGTCGGTGGCCGAGGCGTTCGTCGAGCACCTGGTGCGCGAGGTCGGCACCCTCGTCGTCGGCGAACCCGGTGCGGGCGAGGACGTCGAGATCGGGCCGCTGGTGTCCAAGGCGCACTACGACCGGGTCACCGGCTACCTGCAGCGTGCCGCTCAGCAGGGAATCCGGTCCGCGATCGGCGGGGCACCGTCGGCGGGTGCCGGCTACTTCGTGCCACCGACCGTGCTCGTGGACGTCCCGGAGGGCGCCGAGGTGGCCCGGGAGGAGATCTTCGGCCCGGTCGTGACCGTCGAGACGTTCCGGGACGAGGAGGAGGTCGTGCGGCGGGCCAACAGCACGCAGTACGGCCTGGCTGCCTCGGTGTGGACCGAGAACGCCCGGCGCAGCCACGCGGTGGCGGGCAAGCTCGACTTCGGCACCGTCTGGGTCAACTCCCACCTGGTGCTGTCCAACGAGGTTCCGTGGGGCGGGTTCAAGGGCTCCGGCTACGGCCGGGACCTGTCGATCTACGCGCTTGACGACTACTCCCGCACCAAGCACGTGATGCACAACCACGGGCGCTGA
- a CDS encoding LLM class flavin-dependent oxidoreductase: MSDRPFKLFAFDVQAPAHLTAGSWRNGDDQGYRYAELGYWTETAKLLEQACFDGIFLADTVGYHDVYAGGPDAAIRDAAQFPINDPALLVSGMAAVTEHLGFGVTSSLTYEQPYSLARKFSTLDHLTGGRVGWNIVTSYSESAARNLGLGKQIPHDRRYDMAEEYMQVCYGLWEYSWQDDAVVLDRDSATYAEPGRIRPINHQGEYFQVPGFHLCEPSPQRTPVLFQAGASSRGVAFAGTHAEAVFINTMTPELTRRSVDKVRKAAADAGRDPRSVLITALITVVVAPTDEQAQEKYEAYLRSVSYEGALARFAGWTGIDLSSYDPDMPLRYVETDASRSLIEMFSKADPSRTWTPRQIAEFLGIGGTGAVVVGSPQTVAAELRRWQEVADIDGFNLSYTSKPASWVEFIDLALPELRRQELVNEDYDRSAVTLREKLFGAGQNLTRPDHPASALRGLPDDAAQPAASALA; encoded by the coding sequence ATGAGCGACCGTCCGTTCAAGCTGTTCGCGTTCGATGTTCAGGCGCCGGCGCACCTGACCGCCGGTTCCTGGCGCAACGGGGACGACCAGGGGTACCGCTACGCGGAACTGGGCTACTGGACCGAGACGGCGAAGCTGCTGGAGCAGGCGTGCTTCGACGGGATCTTCCTCGCCGACACCGTCGGCTACCACGACGTCTACGCGGGAGGGCCGGACGCCGCGATCCGCGACGCCGCGCAGTTCCCGATCAACGACCCGGCTTTGCTGGTGTCGGGGATGGCCGCGGTCACCGAGCACCTGGGCTTCGGGGTCACCAGCTCGCTGACCTACGAGCAGCCGTACTCGCTGGCGCGGAAGTTCAGCACCCTGGACCACCTGACCGGTGGCCGGGTCGGGTGGAACATCGTGACGTCCTACTCGGAGTCGGCCGCGCGCAACCTCGGTCTGGGCAAGCAGATCCCCCACGACCGGCGCTACGACATGGCCGAGGAGTACATGCAGGTCTGCTACGGCCTGTGGGAGTACTCCTGGCAGGACGACGCGGTCGTCCTGGACCGCGACTCGGCGACCTATGCCGAGCCCGGCCGCATCCGCCCGATCAACCACCAGGGGGAGTACTTCCAGGTCCCGGGGTTCCACCTCTGCGAGCCCTCGCCGCAGCGCACCCCGGTGCTGTTCCAGGCGGGTGCCTCGTCGCGAGGGGTCGCTTTCGCGGGAACGCATGCCGAGGCGGTGTTCATCAACACGATGACCCCCGAGCTGACCCGGCGCAGCGTGGACAAGGTACGCAAGGCCGCCGCGGATGCGGGCCGTGACCCGCGCAGCGTCTTGATCACCGCGTTGATCACCGTGGTCGTCGCCCCGACCGACGAGCAGGCGCAGGAGAAGTACGAGGCCTACCTGCGGTCGGTCAGCTACGAGGGGGCGCTGGCGCGGTTCGCCGGCTGGACCGGCATCGATCTTTCCAGCTACGACCCGGACATGCCGCTGCGCTACGTCGAGACCGACGCCTCGCGGTCGCTCATCGAGATGTTCTCCAAGGCCGACCCGAGCCGGACCTGGACTCCGCGCCAGATCGCCGAGTTCCTTGGCATCGGCGGCACCGGTGCGGTCGTCGTCGGGTCGCCGCAGACCGTGGCAGCCGAGCTGCGCCGCTGGCAGGAGGTCGCCGACATCGACGGCTTCAACCTCAGCTACACCAGCAAGCCGGCGAGCTGGGTCGAGTTCATCGACCTCGCGCTGCCCGAGCTTCGCCGCCAGGAGCTCGTCAACGAGGACTACGACCGCAGCGCCGTCACCCTGCGGGAAAAGCTGTTCGGCGCGGGCCAGAACCTGACCCGTCCCGACCACCCCGCCTCCGCGCTGCGCGGCCTGCCCGACGACGCCGCTCAGCCCGCGGCGAGTGCGCTCGCCTGA
- a CDS encoding mandelate racemase/muconate lactonizing enzyme family protein, whose product MPYAGGVYRLSGGRTYESFEASIVRITCDDGTEGWGESTPFGSTYIAAHPAGARAGIAELAPALLGLDPRQADRITDAMDSTLAGHNHAKTPLDIACWDAFGKSVDLPVCELLGGSTGIPMPMISSIHAGDPEEMRSRVAEHRAKGYCGHSIKIGALDSEGGPALDAERITACLADRRPGEFFVVDANGGLLPETALRMIQMLPNGLDFVLEAPCATWRETMSLRGRCRYPIVIDELAQLDGDIAFAVAGDVADGIGLKISKAGGLTPGRRHRDICRAAGLTVSVQDTVGSSIAFAAIVHLGATVPARLLRCVLNCEDMVALKTAEFDRLVTGDGILPGSSPGLGIAVDEAVLGDPVMTWGD is encoded by the coding sequence TTGCCTTACGCGGGTGGGGTCTACCGGCTCTCCGGCGGCCGGACCTACGAGTCGTTCGAGGCATCCATCGTCCGCATCACCTGCGACGACGGCACCGAAGGCTGGGGCGAGAGCACGCCGTTCGGGTCGACCTACATCGCCGCGCACCCCGCGGGCGCCCGAGCAGGCATCGCAGAGCTGGCCCCGGCGCTTCTGGGGCTGGACCCCCGTCAGGCCGACAGGATCACCGACGCGATGGACAGCACCCTGGCCGGTCACAACCATGCCAAGACCCCTCTCGACATCGCGTGCTGGGACGCGTTCGGCAAGTCGGTGGACCTCCCGGTGTGCGAGCTTCTCGGTGGCTCCACGGGCATTCCCATGCCCATGATCTCCTCGATCCACGCGGGCGATCCGGAAGAGATGCGTTCACGAGTGGCCGAACACCGGGCCAAGGGCTACTGCGGTCACTCGATCAAGATCGGCGCCCTCGACAGCGAAGGTGGACCGGCACTCGACGCCGAACGCATCACCGCCTGCCTGGCTGACCGGCGCCCAGGTGAGTTCTTCGTCGTCGACGCCAACGGCGGGCTGCTTCCGGAGACGGCTCTGCGCATGATCCAGATGCTGCCGAACGGGCTGGACTTCGTTCTCGAAGCGCCCTGTGCGACTTGGCGCGAGACGATGTCGCTTCGCGGCAGGTGTCGGTATCCCATCGTGATCGACGAACTCGCCCAACTCGACGGGGACATCGCGTTCGCCGTGGCTGGGGACGTGGCCGACGGGATCGGACTGAAGATCTCCAAAGCCGGCGGGCTGACCCCGGGACGCCGCCACCGGGACATCTGCCGGGCCGCCGGACTCACCGTCAGCGTGCAGGACACAGTCGGATCGTCCATCGCTTTCGCCGCGATCGTCCACCTGGGTGCGACCGTTCCCGCGCGGCTGCTCCGGTGCGTTCTGAACTGCGAGGACATGGTCGCGCTGAAGACCGCGGAATTCGACCGCCTGGTCACCGGGGACGGAATTCTGCCCGGCAGCTCACCTGGGCTGGGAATCGCGGTCGACGAGGCGGTTCTCGGCGACCCGGTGATGACTTGGGGTGACTAG
- a CDS encoding alcohol dehydrogenase family protein produces MLPSTMAAVLLTGHGGLERLEYRTDVRVPHPKRGEVLVQVAAAGINNTDVNTRIGWYSKAITADTGQGGAAGFEAVDDVDATWSGAALEFPRIQGADVCGRVVDVGEGVSRDRVGERVLVRNMLRTPVGYRPFECWTFGSECDGGFAQFAVAPSQEAHAVRCDWSDEELAAVPCAYSTAENMMHRAAVGAERVLVTGASGGVGLAAVQLAKRRGATVIAVCSAEKAGDVAAQGADRTVDRGADLISSLGEGSVDVVIDLVGGPQSSQLLDLLRRGGRYAISGAIAGPVAEIDLRTLYLKDLSVLGCTFQEDEVFENLIEYIERDEVRPVVSRTYPLEEIGRAQEDFLRKKHLGKLVLIPPPAS; encoded by the coding sequence TTGTTGCCCAGCACGATGGCCGCCGTTCTGCTCACCGGACATGGCGGACTGGAAAGACTCGAGTACCGGACGGACGTGCGGGTTCCTCACCCGAAGCGCGGGGAGGTGCTGGTCCAGGTCGCTGCCGCCGGAATCAACAACACCGACGTGAACACGCGGATCGGGTGGTACTCGAAAGCCATCACCGCTGACACCGGTCAAGGAGGGGCGGCCGGGTTCGAGGCCGTCGACGACGTGGATGCCACTTGGTCGGGTGCCGCTCTCGAGTTCCCGCGCATCCAGGGTGCCGACGTCTGCGGTCGTGTCGTCGACGTGGGCGAGGGGGTCTCGCGCGATCGCGTCGGCGAACGGGTGCTCGTGCGGAACATGTTGCGCACGCCGGTCGGCTACCGGCCGTTCGAGTGCTGGACCTTCGGCAGCGAATGCGACGGTGGGTTCGCGCAGTTCGCGGTCGCGCCCTCACAGGAGGCGCATGCCGTTCGTTGCGACTGGAGCGACGAGGAACTCGCGGCGGTGCCGTGCGCCTACTCGACGGCGGAGAACATGATGCACCGGGCCGCCGTGGGGGCGGAGCGGGTGCTCGTCACAGGCGCCTCCGGCGGAGTCGGACTCGCTGCCGTCCAGCTCGCGAAACGGCGCGGTGCGACGGTCATCGCGGTGTGCTCGGCCGAGAAGGCCGGCGATGTCGCGGCGCAGGGCGCTGATCGGACCGTTGATCGCGGCGCGGACCTGATCAGCTCCCTCGGAGAAGGGTCCGTCGACGTGGTGATCGATCTCGTCGGCGGCCCTCAGAGCTCGCAGTTGCTGGACCTGTTGCGCCGAGGTGGCCGATACGCGATCTCGGGTGCCATCGCAGGGCCCGTCGCGGAGATCGACCTGCGCACGCTGTACCTCAAGGACCTTTCGGTGCTCGGCTGCACGTTCCAGGAAGATGAAGTGTTCGAGAACCTCATCGAGTACATCGAACGGGACGAAGTGCGACCGGTCGTCTCCCGCACGTACCCCCTGGAAGAGATCGGCCGCGCGCAGGAGGACTTCCTCCGGAAGAAGCACCTGGGAAAGCTGGTGCTCATCCCGCCGCCTGCCTCCTGA
- a CDS encoding alpha/beta hydrolase, translating to MDRSRSAGRSSALVVVIGLAGSLAGAPAVADDRSNEPAMQVQWGACPADVADDAPELQCATVPVPLDYAHSEGTRIEIMVSRLASKNQSERRGVLLLNPGGPGGSGLSQPADLVSLGAPASVLDSYDLIGMDTRGVGHSSPVSCGFTAGQDYFGNIPPYAADDAAFAEQARRAKAVADQCAANDRDGRMRHLSTANMARDLDRIRAALGEEKVNYFGLSYGTALGAAYASMFPERSDRVVLDSNVGDTFLDRDGMRRFGMGAEQTFPDFAKWAAARHGGYGLGRSPEEVRSTYFALAERLDGTPVAGVDGPIFRLATFAGLYKEVSYGKTAQLWQSLLNSDEAAVRRQLAENGPAGTRSGGGTPAPRAELAETDNAWSVFLSVTCNDVDWSEDVETYRRAVAEDREKYPLYGAASANILPCAYWHQEPAEPPVRISDDGPSNVLVVQNQRDPVTPHRGGEMLREKFGQRSRLVSVDGSGHGVYVYGDNPCALNVTTDYLVDGELPARDTFCGASPNSGPALDHDAQQRRAEVLDRRQHTP from the coding sequence GTGGATCGAAGTCGTAGCGCGGGCCGAAGTTCGGCTCTGGTGGTCGTGATCGGCCTGGCCGGTTCGTTGGCGGGGGCGCCGGCCGTGGCCGACGACCGGAGCAACGAGCCTGCGATGCAAGTGCAGTGGGGCGCCTGCCCCGCGGATGTCGCGGACGACGCGCCCGAGTTGCAGTGCGCCACCGTGCCGGTGCCCCTGGATTACGCGCATTCCGAGGGCACCCGGATCGAGATCATGGTGTCCCGGCTGGCAAGCAAGAATCAGAGCGAGCGGCGCGGGGTGTTGCTGCTCAATCCGGGTGGTCCGGGCGGATCCGGGTTGTCGCAGCCGGCGGACCTGGTTTCCCTGGGCGCGCCGGCCAGCGTCCTGGACAGCTACGACCTGATCGGCATGGACACCCGCGGCGTCGGGCATTCGTCGCCCGTGAGCTGCGGTTTCACCGCCGGTCAGGACTATTTCGGCAACATCCCGCCGTACGCGGCCGACGACGCGGCGTTCGCCGAGCAGGCCAGGAGGGCCAAGGCGGTCGCCGACCAGTGCGCTGCCAACGATCGCGACGGGCGGATGCGCCACCTGTCGACTGCGAACATGGCTCGGGACCTGGACCGGATCCGGGCCGCGCTCGGCGAGGAGAAGGTCAACTACTTCGGCTTGTCCTATGGGACGGCGTTGGGTGCCGCGTACGCCTCGATGTTCCCGGAGCGCTCCGACCGGGTCGTGCTCGACAGCAACGTCGGCGACACCTTCCTCGATCGCGACGGAATGCGCAGGTTCGGCATGGGGGCCGAGCAGACGTTCCCGGACTTCGCGAAATGGGCCGCGGCGCGACACGGCGGCTACGGCTTGGGGCGCTCGCCGGAGGAGGTGCGGAGCACCTACTTCGCGCTCGCCGAGCGACTCGATGGGACTCCGGTGGCCGGAGTCGACGGTCCCATCTTCCGGTTGGCCACCTTCGCGGGGCTCTACAAGGAGGTGAGCTACGGGAAGACGGCGCAGCTCTGGCAGTCGCTGCTCAACTCCGACGAGGCGGCGGTCCGGCGGCAACTGGCCGAGAACGGGCCTGCCGGCACGCGGTCCGGCGGCGGCACGCCGGCACCGAGGGCGGAACTGGCGGAGACCGACAACGCCTGGTCGGTGTTTCTCTCGGTGACCTGCAACGACGTCGACTGGTCCGAAGATGTCGAGACCTACCGGCGCGCCGTCGCCGAAGACCGGGAGAAGTACCCGCTGTACGGCGCGGCCAGTGCCAACATCCTGCCCTGCGCCTACTGGCATCAGGAGCCCGCCGAGCCGCCGGTGCGGATCAGCGACGACGGGCCGAGCAACGTCCTGGTCGTGCAGAACCAGCGCGATCCGGTCACGCCGCACCGCGGCGGAGAGATGCTCCGGGAGAAGTTCGGGCAGCGGTCCCGGTTGGTGAGCGTCGATGGGAGCGGGCACGGTGTCTACGTCTACGGCGACAACCCCTGCGCGCTGAACGTCACCACGGACTACCTGGTCGACGGCGAGCTGCCGGCGCGGGACACCTTCTGCGGTGCCTCGCCGAACTCCGGTCCGGCACTCGACCACGATGCCCAGCAGCGGCGAGCCGAAGTCCTCGACCGGCGACAGCACACACCCTGA